Genomic segment of Molothrus aeneus isolate 106 chromosome 3, BPBGC_Maene_1.0, whole genome shotgun sequence:
TCTCCTCATCCAGCTCCCTGGGGcagaaaggggaaaacaaagtGATGAGTGGgctccccagccagcagggagctggcaaGGTGCAGGGGGGGACGCCTGACAGACGCGGGGTGTCCCTCCCAGGGGGCCAGGACTCACGCTGTGTCCGACTGCTTCTCGGTGAAGACCCGCAGCACGAAGTCAGCCTCCTTGTGCGGCTCGAAGGTGGAGGGCACCACAATGTACTCGCCGGGGGGCAGCCGGATCTGGTTGCTCACCTCCCGCAGGTTGATGAAGGTCTCAGACCGTGCCCGGGACTGGTTTCGCAGGAAGAAGTCCTTCTTCAAGTGCACATTCTGCATGCCCTGGGCCTGGGGGAAGGAATGTGCTTGTGGACCACAATGGAGTGGTGGGACCAGCGCCAGCCCCATCAGGtaggacagctctgccctgcccatccAGTAGGAgtcatccctccctcccacatGGAGGtgcccagctcccactggcacACTAGCCACAGCCAGTGCTGTGGAGCTCCCATGCCACTGGATGCATCAATCCATTTTTGCCCAGTCTTGTGCTTCCCTCCAAGATGGGGTAGGCTCTGACAGCTCAGCACGTACCTCCTCAGGAACCTGCAGataggagggaaaaggggaaaaaatcagaatcCCAGTAACTGCCCCATCCCTTAtagctgcagggagcacaggatGAGGGACATTAGCCCACAGCTGGCCAAAGCTGGTGGGAAAGATTTTCTTGAGGACTGGGATTGAGGTGGgactggcagggctgagcctgtCCCAAGGAAGGAGCCTGGGGGCGGGCAGGGGTTACCTCGTAGACAGCAAAGCCGATGGTGTGCATGTCACCTCCCacgcgccgctcccgccgccggtGCTTCTGCATCAGAGCCACCAGGAAGCTGCAGGCCACCTCATCATCCCCAGGGTCATCATCTTCTTCCAGCAACTTGATTTTAAACTGGGGGTTGATCCAGAATGTGGCTGGGAGGAAGGGGATGCATGGATGAGACGCCTGGTTCCATCACGCTGCCAGGAGCACAGGTGTGGAGGCCAGAGGTACCTGGGTGATTCCTGCAGCCCCCGGCAGTGCTCCCCCGGCGCCAGGTGCCCTCAAACACCTGTGTGTGCCACCTGCTGAGCTCATCCTTGGTGAGGGCATCGGGGGTCAGGTTGCAGATCTCGAGCCTGGAGAACTCCCTCATGAAGTCCCGGAAAGACATCCTGTGGGAGGCAAGGAGGGGCTGaggccagggcactgctgtggggagggaggagagcacaACTAGCTCTGGACCCAGCTAACATTTTAGGAGAATTAAGTGGCAGTAAAATCTTTTACCCTAAACAGTTATAGTTTATTTAAAGCCTTGTGCTGGGTTTGGGTAAGAAGGGATGTTTACTCTTCCTACatgtttattttgcatttagTTGGCCTGAATTTCCTTCGAGGGAGGAAAATTATTAACTAGATCAGATGAGAAAATGCTGGCAAGCTCTCCAGTGCTGGGAAGCCAGCTCATAAAGGTAGGTCATGCGCTTCAGGTGAAGCATGACTGCAGGATCTCTCcctggctcctctgctccttctTGGACAGGCTGCTGAAATAGAGCAGCACTTTGCTCCAGCACTCACCAGAACTCTCCATCTTCcatcttcagctgcagctcttccctctcATCAGGGTCAATGTTGTTCCACTCAGAGGAACTGGAATAGCAGGAGAGACAATTAGGTAAGGACTCCTGAGAGTGATTCAGAACAGGCCCTCAACTCCTCTCTTTCTGATGCAAAGGGCTCTGCACACTGTGAGCTtcacctcagcactgctccGTGCTTgactgctgtgtgtgcagtgcTTGCTGCCTGACAGAGCGAGACTGCCATCCCTTCTGTCCTGCTTACCCATCACTCCAGGCTCCAGTCCACTCCACCTGACCCCAGGGATTCCTGATGCGGATGAGTTGCTCCTGCTGACCCCGGTAGTTCACCTGCCAGACACCAGACACGAGAGTTGGAGCCCATGCCACTGGCCAGGCTGATATTGCTATTAAAGTCTAACCTAGGTGACTCACATCTCTGAAGGCCGTCACAGAATAGGCGTggcccttcaccagcttcttgAAGGTCACTGCTTCCATATCAAAGGCACTTGTGATCTGAGGAGAATGTGTAATGCTCAAGTCAATAGGACTGCATTCATATAGTCTTATCCCTATCCCTTCCCTCCACTGTGTGGAGAATTCTCCTTGCTTTGCGCTGCTCCAGCCAAGAGAAGTAGCAGgtagcagctccctgtgctcaaAGACTGCTAGTTGTGGACAATTTAAAGACAGTTTCCTTAGCACACCAAAGATCCATCAAGGAACCACCCAAACTTCAGAATTTAAAAACCCCGCTCCAGCTAATTTGCTGATGCAAAACATGGCCAGAGTTATAGGCAGTGCCTTGTCCTGCACTGGAGATGAACAATCCCGCTCCATCCAAAGGAGCCACGTGTTGTGCCGCAGGGCTGCCACACTGGCTCTGGAAAGGGAGCTGTGGTAGGAGGGCAAAGAAGTAACCTTGCCCCGGTGTCCCAGTGAGGGGACTGCTGACACAGCCTTGGCTGTGAGGCCTCGCTGTGGCCAGCGCTGTGGCAGGGCCCTGGCTCATCCCAGCAGGTCACTCACGTCGatggagcagcccagcagggagcccCTCTCCAGCGCCTTGCGGATGATGTGGGCCATGTTGCGCGGCGGCCGCTTCAGGTCGTACATCTCTGCCACGCCGCCCGTGAAGTCCTCGAAGCCCTCGGTGGTGCTGCCCCCCGAGAGCGACTCGTAGCAGCCATTCAGCCTGAGGGGTGTGTGAGGAGACAGGCAGGTagcacactgcagctgccctgacacccagcacaggcagggccagcGACACAGGAGACTCCCTTCCCTCCACGCCCCCACCCCATACATGCCCGCCCACATGCCCACCACGGGGATACCCACTTGGCATAGGCCTTCTCCAGCAGAGCACTCCAGAACTCGGTGCACTCTGCCGAGTGCACAAACAGAAGCTCCCCATCCTTGGTGGGCAGCAGGTCATCCACCACCACGTCCACCCACTCGCCAAACTGCCAGATCTGGGGGGTGAGGAGGGAGTGGGATGAGCTCAGAGCATCACATGGCATCATCCTAACCCCAGAGGGATGGCCTCAGCCCACCACCCTCGCTTCTGCCACAGCCCACCAGCTGCGGAGGGCCAAAAGCTCCCAGCCCACCTGGAAGTGAAAGATGCCAGCATAGTCCTCCTGGAAGCTCTGTCCATGGGGCACCACGcggtgcaggagctcctcatTGAGCGTGAGGGAGCCAatggcagccagcagccagcagtcacctggggaaggagaggaagctGGTATGAGTACCCATCACCTCCCTAGCTGGGAGGGTAGGTGATGCATGTTTAGGAGCCCATGGTGTGCTCTCTTTGCAAATGTTTGTGGCTACCCAGCTCAAAAAGTCCATGGAAAAACCAGACAAGGTGCAGCAAGCAGAACTCAGGGGTTCAGGTTTGCTCAGCCTGCCCACAGAGAGAAGTATTAGCTCAAGGCAGCAAGGAATGTTCCTCCCTCACCTGGAGCCTGTGTCCAGACCACCACACACAGTCAGCACCAACAGccccctcctgcagccattTATCTGGACCCTCCTGTAACTCATTCATTTGACTGCCCTCCATATCTCAGACAGCAGTTCTGCAGCAGAATTACACTTTGCATGTAAAAAGCCTTTTTAGCAAGCGAGCGGTTtcatgctgctgccccagcttcTCAAATTGCAAGCAATGCCACCGCACTTTTCCTTCCGAGTGATCTTAACCACAAGTGCTGCTCCAGGCCACTGTGCTTTAAATTCTTTGACTtgattctcttttctcttttacctTTGAAGCCTTTCACACCTTAGCCTCGAGCCTGGATAACCTGTAACTGGGCTGTGGTTTGACAAACTGCCATTTCCGAGGTTTTAATGACCAAGTGAACACTACCACAGTGCTTTGGGCTGTTATGCACTCCAGTTGCCACCTCAAGTTTGTCCTAATTACTGGGTATATTAAATGTATTCAGCCCTGAAAACAGCATGCTAAATGTGCTAAGGTATACAATACTCCCAATCAAGTGCCCTACTTGCTCTCAGTCAGGACAACACTGTCTGTGGTACCAGGATCTGTTTCTGATGACCACAAAATCCCAGCTGTGGTTCAGCTCTGCTAGCCTACCCAGCCCATTCACACTTCTCTCCTTGCCTTAGTGCCCTCGCCTTGGAAGACACCCTGGAGAAAAGACAAGTCATCACTTGTACACCTCTCCATACCCTTCTGCCACACCACATTCGTTAGCAAGCATTTtgtcaccaccaccaccacctcagTTTGTTATTGTCATGCAGCTGCCATCTCTCACCATTTACCAAAGCAGAGAGCTctttggagcagctcctggcattgTTGTCAGCATGTGTGAGGCATGGATGCACCCAGAATCTCCACTGATCTCAGCACGGTCAAGCTGTGCACACATCAACTCATTTTTGTGGAGCTTTAACCCAGAGCTACCAGGAGGCACAGGATGCCCCCTGACTTGCAGTTTCCACCTCACTGACTGGAAAGGGCCACCCAACCCTCCCCAGTCACTGCTGCCTGGACCAAGGTCCAGGGACAAACCTTCAGCACTCACCGAGAGCCCCCTGGCAGATGTCTGTCCGTGTAGCACCACCAACGATGAACTGAGGGTCATCCACTAATTCCTGCAGAAGGACAGAatcagatgctgctgctggatctTGGCAGGGCCTGGGCTTtagcagggctggcacccacTGCAGCTCTGACTCGAGAGAAATGGTATATGGTCCCTGTGAGATGTACCCCACCTGCCCTCTGCTAGGGAAGGCTGCTTGACTGCAACCCCAAGGCCATCATGGTAAGGCAAGGCAAGATTTGCTGTATCCATGGGAGGACAAGGCTGGATGACATTCCCCTCGCCCTCACGGCACCAGGGGATATGCACTCTCAAAAGCCCCAGGTACTGAGGGTGACACATCCATGCCATGGCACCTAGGAGCAAGAACACAACCCACCTTCTTTTGAAGCCCACAGTCTGCTGCCCAGAGGAAGCAGTGCCTGCCAGACACAATGCTTTTCTGAGCAGACACTCATAGGGAACGGCCCTGGGCCCCTGGGAAAGTGGCTCTGCAGCActccagggacttggagcactGAGGGGTGCCAGCAAGGCCAGTCTGCAGCTCAGCACAACATATCAGTGCAGACATACAGGACAGGGACGCCAGCCCAACCTGAGAAGAAGCAAGCCCAGCACTCACCGACGGACGCTTCCACTCCACTCCCCGTGTCTTGCTGGAGTGTGGCCCCAGCTCCTTGAATCCAAGGGCAGTTGGGCCAGCTGGGAACTGGGGATCCCTGAAGAGGGTGCCACTCTCAATGCACTGCTGCTTGAGGGCCTCATAGTCCTGGTTGAGGTACTTGATGGCGTTGTGGTGCTGGCCAAGCCCCTCGGCTCTCAGGCGGTCTCTCTCCACGCGAGCAGCCATCCCGCCAAAGGGCATCATAGCTCGGCACCAGCACCGCTGCCTTCCACTCCACTCCCTGCAACAGAACAGGCACGGCCACCCTGAGGCACGGCTGCTACCTTGCTCTCCCCTGGGGATTTCAGCCAtcacacagagccaggcttGGAGGCTGAATCCCCAGTTCCCCACCACTCCCACACCAGGGACCTTCTCCAGCAGCAATGCCTGGTGCAGTGAGCCCATGACACCAGAGCACCCCAGGgtgggcacacacacaccaggAGAACCTCCCAgaccccatccccagcagcagccccgttCTGAGCCCTgtcctccagcctggctttgcagCCCTGCTGTCTTTAGGGGACACCAAGGGGGCAAAGCAGCATTGAGGGcgggctgggaggaggcagcCCCCAGCACCTAGGTCATgggtcctgtcctgtccccgcTAAGCCAAAAGGCTGAGCCGGGAGGAATTTCAGAC
This window contains:
- the CAPN11 gene encoding calpain-11, whose amino-acid sequence is MMPFGGMAARVERDRLRAEGLGQHHNAIKYLNQDYEALKQQCIESGTLFRDPQFPAGPTALGFKELGPHSSKTRGVEWKRPSELVDDPQFIVGGATRTDICQGALGDCWLLAAIGSLTLNEELLHRVVPHGQSFQEDYAGIFHFQIWQFGEWVDVVVDDLLPTKDGELLFVHSAECTEFWSALLEKAYAKLNGCYESLSGGSTTEGFEDFTGGVAEMYDLKRPPRNMAHIIRKALERGSLLGCSIDITSAFDMEAVTFKKLVKGHAYSVTAFRDVNYRGQQEQLIRIRNPWGQVEWTGAWSDGSSEWNNIDPDEREELQLKMEDGEFWMSFRDFMREFSRLEICNLTPDALTKDELSRWHTQVFEGTWRRGSTAGGCRNHPATFWINPQFKIKLLEEDDDPGDDEVACSFLVALMQKHRRRERRVGGDMHTIGFAVYEVPEEAQGMQNVHLKKDFFLRNQSRARSETFINLREVSNQIRLPPGEYIVVPSTFEPHKEADFVLRVFTEKQSDTAELDEEISADLADEEEITEDDIEDSFKNMFQQLAGEDMEINVFELRTILNRVIARHKDLKTDGFSLDSCRNMINLMDKDGSARLGLVEFQILWNKIRSWLTIYRQYDLDKSGTMSSYEMRMALESAGFKLNNKLHQVVVARYADSDMGVDFDNFVCCLLKLETMFRFFRSMDPEGTGTAVMNLSEWLLLTMCG